One genomic segment of Paenibacillus durus includes these proteins:
- the secG gene encoding preprotein translocase subunit SecG, translated as MEIFLKVLLLIFSIGLITVVLLQKGKSAGLAGAISGGAEHLFGKTKARGMELVLQRVTVGLAAGFFILSIIVAVVID; from the coding sequence ATGGAAATTTTTCTGAAGGTGCTGCTTTTGATTTTTTCTATCGGTCTGATTACGGTGGTACTGCTGCAAAAAGGCAAAAGCGCAGGCCTTGCGGGCGCCATCTCCGGCGGAGCTGAGCATCTGTTCGGTAAGACGAAAGCGCGCGGTATGGAGCTGGTGCTCCAGCGTGTAACGGTAGGACTCGCGGCGGGATTCTTTATTCTGTCCATTATTGTTGCAGTTGTGATTGACTAA
- the rnr gene encoding ribonuclease R, which yields MITQENLLDFMRETAYKPMTYEELIDHFHFTGEEELKAYSVLLSTLEQEGRIVLTRTGRYGVPERMDLLRGRLQAHAKGFAFLIPDDREHPDVYIHANDIKSAMNGDIVLVRVTSRSHGGGRMEGEVVRIVRRGVLQTVGVFQNLEAYGFVLPDDKRINRDIFIPKESFNGAVDGEKVVVRIVNYPEGRAAAEGEIIEILGHKDDPGVDILSVIRKHQLPEVFPEEVMEEANGAPDSITEEEIVKQGRRDLRGLNIVTIDGEDAKDLDDAVNVARLENGHYKLGVHIADVSYYVRENSALDKEAYDRGCSVYLVDRVIPMLPHRLSNGICSLNPQVDRLTMSCEMEFDENMKVVKHDIFTSVIRTKERMTYTNVRKILLDEEPELLKRYASLIEDFRLMREIAMKLRDARMKRGAVDFDFQESKIIVDENGKAVDIVKRERSIAEQIIEEFMLAANETVAEHFHWLKVPFLYRIHEDPDPEKLQNFMAFAANFGYHVKGRGNSVHPRALQKLLEDIQGTKEQTVISTMMLRSMKQAKYDAESTGHFGLAAEYYSHFTSPIRRYPDLVIHRVIREVLESGGALSEKRHEYLASRMPDIAQQSSERERVAVEAERDTDQLKKAEYMLDKVGEEFEAMVSSVTSFGMFVELENTVEGLIRLSHLTDDYYHFDEGHMALIGERTSKVFRIGDEVKIRVAKVNMDDHTIDFELVDMKPRAAGERRSGGFGGGGRNGKGGRDRRGGHGAAAGGGKGRSGGKGGAAASAGGRGKRGRGGRVHGGGQAGGGAASGGAERGGRGRSDDAKAGRGDGAIAAGSEPGAGARSRKGEAGDAGGSRGISFSFGSGKGGYGAPPSGPNGRGDVYTGVGGDTKFRAREDLGGDYGGSKAAGSKGRRKRKSKSGIFIGESVAPGNVELSAPLGEKRKKKKKKQK from the coding sequence ATGATAACGCAAGAGAACTTACTGGACTTCATGCGGGAAACCGCTTATAAACCCATGACTTATGAGGAACTGATTGATCACTTTCATTTTACGGGAGAAGAGGAGCTAAAAGCATATAGCGTTCTGCTAAGCACCCTGGAGCAGGAAGGGCGGATCGTACTGACACGTACCGGACGCTACGGTGTGCCGGAGCGTATGGACCTGCTGCGCGGCCGCCTGCAGGCTCATGCAAAGGGCTTTGCTTTTCTGATTCCCGATGACCGGGAACATCCCGACGTATATATCCATGCCAACGATATCAAAAGCGCCATGAACGGCGACATCGTGCTTGTCCGCGTGACTTCGAGAAGCCATGGCGGGGGCCGGATGGAAGGTGAAGTCGTGCGCATCGTCCGGAGGGGCGTGCTGCAGACCGTTGGCGTGTTTCAGAATCTGGAGGCTTACGGCTTTGTGCTGCCGGATGATAAGCGGATTAACCGCGATATTTTTATCCCGAAGGAATCATTTAACGGTGCGGTGGACGGGGAAAAAGTCGTTGTCCGTATCGTAAACTATCCGGAGGGACGCGCGGCGGCGGAAGGGGAGATTATCGAGATCCTGGGACATAAAGACGATCCCGGCGTCGATATTTTGTCTGTCATCCGCAAGCATCAGCTGCCGGAGGTTTTTCCCGAAGAAGTCATGGAAGAAGCGAACGGCGCGCCGGACTCCATTACGGAAGAGGAAATTGTGAAGCAGGGCCGCCGCGACCTGCGGGGCTTAAATATTGTTACCATCGACGGTGAAGATGCCAAAGACTTGGATGACGCGGTCAACGTCGCCCGTCTGGAGAACGGTCATTACAAGCTTGGCGTGCATATTGCCGACGTCAGCTATTATGTGCGCGAGAACTCGGCGCTGGATAAAGAAGCGTACGACCGGGGGTGCAGCGTCTATCTTGTCGACCGGGTTATTCCGATGCTGCCGCACCGCCTGTCGAACGGCATCTGTTCTTTGAATCCGCAGGTGGACAGGCTGACGATGTCCTGTGAGATGGAATTCGACGAGAATATGAAGGTCGTGAAGCATGATATTTTTACCAGTGTAATTCGTACCAAGGAACGGATGACCTACACCAACGTCCGCAAAATTCTGCTGGATGAAGAGCCCGAGCTGCTGAAGCGCTACGCTTCGCTGATTGAAGACTTTCGGCTGATGCGCGAAATTGCGATGAAATTACGGGATGCGCGGATGAAGCGGGGGGCCGTTGACTTCGATTTTCAGGAAAGCAAAATCATTGTTGACGAGAACGGCAAAGCCGTTGATATCGTAAAAAGAGAGCGTTCGATCGCCGAGCAGATCATTGAGGAATTCATGCTGGCGGCGAACGAGACGGTGGCTGAGCATTTCCACTGGCTGAAGGTGCCTTTCCTGTACCGGATTCATGAGGACCCGGACCCCGAGAAGCTGCAAAATTTCATGGCATTCGCGGCCAACTTTGGCTACCACGTCAAGGGCCGGGGCAATTCCGTGCATCCCCGCGCGCTGCAAAAGCTGTTGGAGGATATCCAGGGAACGAAGGAGCAGACGGTGATCAGCACGATGATGCTCCGCTCCATGAAGCAGGCGAAATACGACGCGGAGAGCACGGGCCACTTTGGGCTGGCGGCGGAGTATTATTCTCACTTCACTTCACCGATCCGGCGGTATCCCGACCTGGTTATTCACCGGGTCATCCGCGAGGTGCTGGAGAGCGGCGGAGCGCTCAGCGAGAAGCGTCATGAATATCTGGCGAGCCGAATGCCGGACATCGCCCAGCAGTCGTCCGAGCGGGAACGTGTCGCGGTGGAAGCGGAACGGGATACGGACCAGCTCAAAAAAGCGGAATATATGTTGGACAAGGTCGGCGAGGAGTTCGAGGCGATGGTCAGCAGCGTGACCAGCTTCGGCATGTTCGTCGAGCTGGAAAATACCGTCGAAGGGCTGATCCGTCTGAGCCATCTGACGGATGATTATTACCATTTCGACGAGGGTCATATGGCGCTCATCGGCGAGCGCACCTCGAAGGTATTCCGCATTGGCGACGAGGTGAAGATCCGAGTCGCCAAGGTGAATATGGACGACCATACGATCGACTTCGAGCTGGTCGATATGAAGCCGCGCGCGGCAGGGGAGCGCCGCAGCGGGGGCTTTGGCGGCGGCGGCCGGAACGGTAAAGGCGGCCGCGATCGCAGAGGCGGCCATGGCGCGGCGGCCGGAGGCGGCAAGGGCCGCAGCGGCGGTAAGGGCGGAGCCGCCGCCAGTGCTGGAGGCCGCGGCAAGCGCGGTCGCGGCGGGCGCGTGCACGGCGGCGGCCAGGCCGGAGGCGGCGCGGCATCCGGCGGCGCCGAGCGTGGCGGCCGGGGGCGCAGCGACGACGCGAAGGCTGGCCGCGGCGATGGCGCTATCGCCGCCGGTAGCGAGCCGGGCGCTGGCGCGCGCAGCCGGAAGGGCGAAGCCGGAGATGCCGGCGGTTCACGCGGCATCAGCTTCAGCTTCGGCTCCGGCAAGGGCGGCTACGGCGCGCCGCCTAGCGGGCCGAACGGGCGCGGCGACGTGTACACCGGCGTCGGCGGCGACACGAAGTTCCGCGCCCGCGAGGACCTTGGCGGCGACTACGGCGGCAGTAAAGCCGCCGGTAGCAAAGGCCGCCGGAAAAGAAAGTCCAAAAGCGGCATCTTCATCGGCGAGTCGGTGGCCCCTGGCAACGTGGAGCTGTCGGCTCCGCTCGGCGAGAAGCGGAAGAAAAAGAAGAAAAAGCAAAAGTAA
- a CDS encoding sigma-70 family RNA polymerase sigma factor, which produces MFSAEMTKVTLAGVGTEVQFSDAVRLHRELLYGIACSYLRNRSDTLEAVQEAICRAWIKRATLKDPKAFKSWIIRILIYVCIDEQRRRKRTVPLEDKDLAGQVTDIGHGRLEMLSVLERIKPKYRHVLLLKYYNDLTIPDIAAILQKPEGTVKTWQHKGLKQLRAIMEEEERA; this is translated from the coding sequence ATGTTCAGTGCGGAGATGACAAAGGTCACTTTGGCCGGCGTGGGGACCGAGGTGCAGTTTAGCGATGCGGTCAGGCTGCACCGGGAGCTGCTGTATGGAATTGCCTGCAGCTACCTGCGCAACCGAAGCGACACGCTGGAAGCGGTCCAGGAGGCGATCTGCCGGGCTTGGATCAAACGGGCAACGCTGAAAGATCCCAAGGCGTTCAAATCATGGATCATTCGGATTCTAATCTACGTCTGCATCGACGAGCAGCGGCGTAGGAAGCGCACGGTTCCGCTGGAGGACAAGGATCTGGCCGGACAGGTGACGGATATCGGACACGGGCGGCTGGAGATGCTGTCGGTGCTGGAGCGTATCAAGCCCAAGTACCGCCATGTGCTGCTGCTCAAATATTATAATGACCTGACGATCCCGGATATAGCGGCGATTCTGCAGAAACCGGAAGGAACGGTGAAGACCTGGCAGCATAAAGGACTGAAGCAGCTGCGTGCGATTATGGAAGAGGAGGAACGAGCATGA
- a CDS encoding DUF4179 domain-containing protein, giving the protein MTMSREERAMLAEAADLHGSRPHGDDAIQMRDIEEAIGRAEGRVRKRRRAGGVAAAVVAAAVAVGLFAGPGSLMPAVFQATEAGPVSDVPKGLAPFFSWSPDIFPDTLNYAWRHRYVQPLDVKASRDGYGIVVNGVIADRNQIMLLYTAMSAPNREIYGISDLKLSSSSTGAAMDNGNYGSYSNQRERSSLQSYRGISKISLDPAAIADRPSRIWADFQIGAVPAGRTKGWNHSDMSIVKFSPRLKVAIDLDPRFWQAEPVTALSEQTVTIQGHALRVKLEAYPISTKVTFLMDDTLLEDTDFKQSFLLSHELQFSIYTRDKGSREVQQQIGSSVGGWTEEGFQFVMDSRFSMDKPKLVRLNFPKAPGTPDLIFNLSP; this is encoded by the coding sequence ATGACGATGAGCCGGGAAGAGCGGGCGATGCTCGCGGAGGCGGCGGACCTGCATGGAAGCAGGCCGCATGGGGACGACGCGATTCAGATGCGGGACATCGAGGAAGCCATCGGGCGTGCCGAAGGCAGAGTGAGGAAACGGAGGCGTGCCGGGGGGGTTGCGGCGGCGGTCGTCGCGGCAGCTGTGGCGGTTGGGCTGTTCGCAGGGCCCGGTAGCCTTATGCCCGCAGTGTTCCAGGCTACGGAGGCCGGTCCGGTTAGTGATGTGCCGAAGGGGCTAGCGCCATTTTTCTCGTGGAGTCCGGATATCTTTCCGGATACGCTGAATTATGCCTGGAGGCATCGCTATGTTCAGCCGCTTGACGTAAAAGCCAGTCGGGACGGATACGGCATTGTCGTGAATGGTGTGATTGCCGACCGCAATCAGATCATGCTGCTGTATACGGCGATGTCTGCGCCCAATCGGGAGATCTACGGCATCTCTGATCTGAAGCTGAGCAGCAGTTCTACCGGAGCGGCGATGGACAACGGGAACTATGGCTCTTACAGCAATCAGCGGGAGCGGAGCAGTCTGCAGTCTTACCGGGGCATTAGCAAAATCAGCCTCGATCCCGCCGCCATCGCCGACCGGCCGAGCCGGATTTGGGCCGATTTTCAGATCGGGGCGGTGCCGGCCGGACGGACAAAGGGCTGGAACCACTCGGACATGTCCATCGTCAAATTCTCGCCGAGGCTGAAGGTGGCGATCGACCTCGATCCGAGGTTCTGGCAGGCCGAGCCGGTGACGGCGCTGTCGGAGCAAACCGTGACCATTCAGGGTCACGCCCTCCGGGTCAAACTGGAGGCGTATCCGATCAGCACCAAGGTGACCTTCCTGATGGATGACACGCTGCTTGAGGATACCGATTTCAAACAGTCCTTCCTGCTCTCACACGAGCTCCAGTTCTCGATATATACCCGAGATAAGGGGAGTAGGGAAGTGCAGCAGCAGATCGGGTCCTCGGTCGGAGGCTGGACGGAGGAAGGATTCCAATTCGTCATGGACAGCCGTTTTTCCATGGATAAGCCAAAGTTGGTCCGACTGAACTTCCCGAAGGCGCCGGGAACGCCGGATCTGATCTTTAACCTTAGTCCATAA
- the smpB gene encoding SsrA-binding protein SmpB, with amino-acid sequence MGKKADGKVLAQNKKASHDYFIEDTYEAGMVLTGTEIKSLRNGRANIGDAFATIRGGEIFVHNMHISPFEQGNRANPDDPTRTRKLLLHKEQISKLLGHSKQEGYTIVPLKVYVRNGYAKLLLGIGKGKKQYDKRDSAAKRDAQRDIQRALREKQKVAR; translated from the coding sequence ATGGGTAAAAAAGCAGACGGGAAAGTGCTCGCCCAGAACAAAAAGGCTTCCCATGATTATTTTATCGAGGACACCTACGAGGCGGGCATGGTGCTGACGGGAACGGAGATCAAATCGCTGCGCAATGGCCGTGCGAATATCGGGGATGCGTTCGCCACGATTCGCGGCGGCGAGATTTTTGTGCATAACATGCATATCAGTCCATTCGAGCAGGGCAATCGCGCCAACCCGGACGACCCGACACGCACGCGCAAGCTGCTGCTGCATAAAGAACAGATCAGCAAGCTGCTCGGGCATTCCAAGCAGGAAGGCTACACGATAGTGCCTCTGAAAGTATACGTCCGCAACGGCTATGCCAAGCTGCTGCTCGGCATCGGCAAAGGGAAGAAACAGTACGACAAACGCGACTCCGCCGCCAAACGCGACGCACAGCGCGATATCCAGCGGGCGCTGCGGGAGAAGCAGAAGGTCGCAAGATAA
- a CDS encoding helix-turn-helix domain-containing protein, which produces MNQPLYIPVQAHSPYMSISGRYCEWKPSHKLRKYIYCYWVSPFTNHPKPECQLTDNIEMIVPDGCIDMVFRIDRTLPDIQNLVVGTTDRAIFVDMEYDRIDTFGIRFYPGGLQPFIKEPSYLFTNQIINFEDVIKGFSSELKEQLYLSPSFNNTVYSINKYLLSKLSNDLGWEDTFQNALMHIYQANGNLSVKEIARKEVISEKQLTRIFYERAGVGTKTFLRIMRLQQLLTILHGREKTTLTDAAIQSGYYDQAHCIREFQDFCGILPSDYIKFRN; this is translated from the coding sequence ATGAATCAACCTCTATATATTCCTGTGCAAGCACATTCCCCATATATGAGCATATCCGGCCGGTATTGCGAATGGAAGCCCAGCCATAAGCTTAGGAAATATATTTATTGTTACTGGGTATCACCCTTCACCAACCATCCCAAGCCGGAATGTCAGCTTACAGATAACATCGAGATGATTGTTCCCGATGGGTGTATCGATATGGTATTTCGAATAGATAGAACATTGCCTGATATCCAAAACCTCGTCGTAGGTACAACGGATCGGGCGATTTTCGTTGATATGGAATATGATCGAATCGATACTTTTGGCATTCGTTTCTATCCGGGGGGATTGCAGCCTTTTATAAAGGAGCCTTCCTATTTATTTACCAATCAAATCATTAACTTTGAAGATGTAATTAAGGGGTTTTCAAGCGAGCTGAAGGAACAGCTCTATTTATCACCTTCCTTTAACAATACCGTCTACAGTATTAATAAGTACCTTCTCTCTAAATTATCCAATGACTTGGGCTGGGAAGACACGTTTCAAAACGCCCTAATGCACATCTATCAAGCAAATGGGAATCTTTCTGTGAAAGAGATTGCAAGAAAAGAGGTAATTAGTGAAAAGCAGCTTACGAGAATATTCTATGAACGAGCGGGCGTAGGGACAAAAACTTTCTTAAGAATCATGAGGCTCCAACAATTACTTACGATCCTGCATGGTAGAGAGAAAACGACTTTGACGGATGCTGCAATCCAAAGTGGTTATTATGATCAAGCCCATTGTATCCGGGAATTTCAGGACTTCTGTGGCATTCTTCCTTCTGACTATATCAAATTCAGAAACTAA